In one Misgurnus anguillicaudatus chromosome 1, ASM2758022v2, whole genome shotgun sequence genomic region, the following are encoded:
- the tmpoa gene encoding thymopoietin a isoform X3: MSEFLEDPSVLTKERLKSALQAHNVALPNGDQRKDVYVQLYLKYLTAQNKKSSGSQDVFSSDEELPPAPVVSNKSRSGRKATRKTDRVRPEEIHVNELTDEGLKDLLLKYGVNAGPIVASTRKVYEKRLQKLLDHGPPEAVTPPSEASQTDGSQNGNTDSEQYSDKEEEIVAQAPMLVLDPDPEEVVEPIPVVEKPIRSRGKTPVTTRTRSGQHNKVEKVSAIDHTPRTVEKDVLKEIFPSENLNTPTGISATCRRPIRGAAGRPFDNSWLNESRLRYTGLSETSTSYTETRSVSQVAAVPLPASKPVAPSAVKSRARRGLPVWVQLLLLSAVAGFLFFVYQTMETNESGLFRQSGADDSTSK, from the exons ATGTCGGAGTTTCTGGAAGATCCCTCTGTGCTCACTAAAGAGAGGCTAAAAAGTGCACTCCAGGCCCATAATGTGGCTCTGCCAAACGGTGACCAGAGGAAGGACGTGTACGTGCAGCTGTACCTGAAGTATCTGACCGCGCAAAACAAAAAGAGCAGCGGCTCTCAGGATGTCTTCTCCAGCGACGAGGAGCTCCCTCCAGCTCCGGTGGTCTCCAACAAGAGCCGCTCCGGGAGG AAAGCCACTAGGAAAACAGACAGAGTTCGACCAGAGGAAATCCATGTGAACGAATTGACCGACGAGGGTTTAAAAGACCTGTTATTGAAGTACGGGGTGAATGCTGGACCCATTGTTG CATCCACTCGGAAGGTCTATGAGAAGAGGCTTCAAAAGTTGTTGGATCATGGACCCCCAGAAGCTGTGACCCCTCCTTCAGAAGCATCACAGACAGATGGCAGCCAGAACGGTAACACGGATTCAGAACAGTACAGTGACAAAGAAGAAG AAATAGTAGCACAGGCTCCGATGCTTGTGCTGGATCCTGATCCAGAAGAGGTGGTTGAACCCATCCCAGTCGTGGAGAAACCAATCAGGAGTAGAGGGAAAACGCCAGTGACCACCAGAACACGCAGTGGGCAACACAACAAG GTGGAAAAGGTATCAGCAATTGATCACACCCCGAGGACGGTCGAGAAAGATGTTCTTAAAGAAATCTTTCCCAGTGAAAACCTCAACACACCAACTGGAATCAG TGCAACCTGTCGGCGACCAATCAGAGGAGCAGCCGGCCGGCCCTTCGACAATTCGTGGTTGAACGAATCTCGCCTCCGCTATACCGGGTTGAGTGAAACCAGCACATCTTACACCGAGACCCGATCTGTTTCACAGGTGGCTGCCGTCCCGCTACCTGCTTCCAAACCTGTGGCGCCCTCTGCTGTGAAGAGCAGAGCACGACGTGGCCTACCAGTATGGGTTCAGCTCTTACTGCTCAGTGCAGTTGCCGGATTCCTTTTCTTCGTGTATCAGACCATGGAAACTAATGAGAGTGGACTTTTCAGGCAAAGTGGAGCTGACGATAGCACCAGCAAATGA
- the tmpoa gene encoding thymopoietin a isoform X1, translating to MSEFLEDPSVLTKERLKSALQAHNVALPNGDQRKDVYVQLYLKYLTAQNKKSSGSQDVFSSDEELPPAPVVSNKSRSGRKATRKTDRVRPEEIHVNELTDEGLKDLLLKYGVNAGPIVASTRKVYEKRLQKLLDHGPPEAVTPPSEASQTDGSQNGNTDSEQYSDKEEEIVAQAPMLVLDPDPEEVVEPIPVVEKPIRSRGKTPVTTRTRSGQHNKEDKQEDDWPVLNIKRKLKTSSLSLDQTVPASDDTENSEVSSSEFFTDAQDRRRTGPVTTGKESGLLFADKTSKLFSKSESQKRRSAPVRSFRPDMNEVPSNVKDFSDTPIVKGVSIPLVRIKANTLAVSKEPKPSKHSSISEFDWSESPKRHSSPFQSAVSNLQMDTPIDKFDENSTDITSPPIRPSNREPLVSLINTACVEVDDHGVKDILSCKYTSRSPVALSREAKSFTPSKLSKNINPHLSQNQLSKPLTESLRRFSSPYEDKREDFLSSPSFRESASCMASGDSLLAVSVNLSQESCVSPETQPKTKQSKITPFLSPVTPLRGFDSIQAEAKQAAMVEKVSAIDHTPRTVEKDVLKEIFPSENLNTPTGISATCRRPIRGAAGRPFDNSWLNESRLRYTGLSETSTSYTETRSVSQVAAVPLPASKPVAPSAVKSRARRGLPVWVQLLLLSAVAGFLFFVYQTMETNESGLFRQSGADDSTSK from the exons ATGTCGGAGTTTCTGGAAGATCCCTCTGTGCTCACTAAAGAGAGGCTAAAAAGTGCACTCCAGGCCCATAATGTGGCTCTGCCAAACGGTGACCAGAGGAAGGACGTGTACGTGCAGCTGTACCTGAAGTATCTGACCGCGCAAAACAAAAAGAGCAGCGGCTCTCAGGATGTCTTCTCCAGCGACGAGGAGCTCCCTCCAGCTCCGGTGGTCTCCAACAAGAGCCGCTCCGGGAGG AAAGCCACTAGGAAAACAGACAGAGTTCGACCAGAGGAAATCCATGTGAACGAATTGACCGACGAGGGTTTAAAAGACCTGTTATTGAAGTACGGGGTGAATGCTGGACCCATTGTTG CATCCACTCGGAAGGTCTATGAGAAGAGGCTTCAAAAGTTGTTGGATCATGGACCCCCAGAAGCTGTGACCCCTCCTTCAGAAGCATCACAGACAGATGGCAGCCAGAACGGTAACACGGATTCAGAACAGTACAGTGACAAAGAAGAAG AAATAGTAGCACAGGCTCCGATGCTTGTGCTGGATCCTGATCCAGAAGAGGTGGTTGAACCCATCCCAGTCGTGGAGAAACCAATCAGGAGTAGAGGGAAAACGCCAGTGACCACCAGAACACGCAGTGGGCAACACAACAAG GAGGATAAGCAAGAGGACGATTGGCCGGTCTTGAACATTAAGAGAAAGTTGAAGACATCATCTCTGAGTCTGGATCAGACTGTTCCCGCCAGTGACGACACC GAAAACTCTGAGGTCTCATCTTCAGAGTTTTTTACTGATGCCCAGGACAGGAGAAGGACGGGACCTGTG ACTACAGGAAAGGAATCCGGGCTTTTGTTCGCAGACAAAACATCAAAGCTCTTTTCCAAGTCCGAATCTCAGAAACGACGCAGTGCACCAGTTCGGTCATTTCGCCCTGATATGAATGAAGTACCATCAAATGTCAAG GATTTCTCTGATACCCCCATAGTTAAGGGTGTATCTATTCCTTTGGTGCGGATAAAAGCCAACACTTTG GCGGTCTCAAAGGAACCGAAACCTTCAAAGCACTCCTCTATCTCCGAGTTCGACTGGTCAGAATCACCCAAACGTCACAGCTCTCCTTTCCAGTCAGCTGTGTCGAATTTGCAAATGGACACTCCCATTGATAAG TTTGATGAGAATTCCACTGACATCACTTCCCCTCCAATTAGACCGTCCAATCGTGAGCCGCTTGTTTCCCTGATCAATACTGCCTGTGTTGAG GTGGATGACCACGGTGTGAAGGATATACTGAGCTGTAAATATACAAGCCGCTCTCCTGTG GCTTTATCTCGAGAAGCCAAATCTTTCACCCCATCCAAGCTCTCAAAAAACATCAACCCTCATTTAAGTCAAAACCAACTTTCCAAACCCTTGACTGAGTCACTGCGTCGTTTTTCATCACCTTATGAGGACAAGAGAGAAGATTTCCTATCCTCCCCTTCTTTTAGGGAGTCTGCATCCTGTATGGCTTCAGGAGACTCTTTACTCGCCGTCTCTGTTAACCTTTCACAG GAAAGCTGTGTCTCACCAGAGACCCAGCCCAAGACAAAGCAGTCCAAAATTACCCCTTTCCTCTCCCCAGTCACTCCTCTCCGAGGGTTTGATAGCATCCAGGCGGAAGCAAAGCAAGCTGCAATG GTGGAAAAGGTATCAGCAATTGATCACACCCCGAGGACGGTCGAGAAAGATGTTCTTAAAGAAATCTTTCCCAGTGAAAACCTCAACACACCAACTGGAATCAG TGCAACCTGTCGGCGACCAATCAGAGGAGCAGCCGGCCGGCCCTTCGACAATTCGTGGTTGAACGAATCTCGCCTCCGCTATACCGGGTTGAGTGAAACCAGCACATCTTACACCGAGACCCGATCTGTTTCACAGGTGGCTGCCGTCCCGCTACCTGCTTCCAAACCTGTGGCGCCCTCTGCTGTGAAGAGCAGAGCACGACGTGGCCTACCAGTATGGGTTCAGCTCTTACTGCTCAGTGCAGTTGCCGGATTCCTTTTCTTCGTGTATCAGACCATGGAAACTAATGAGAGTGGACTTTTCAGGCAAAGTGGAGCTGACGATAGCACCAGCAAATGA
- the tmpoa gene encoding thymopoietin a isoform X2, which yields MSEFLEDPSVLTKERLKSALQAHNVALPNGDQRKDVYVQLYLKYLTAQNKKSSGSQDVFSSDEELPPAPVVSNKSRSGRKATRKTDRVRPEEIHVNELTDEGLKDLLLKYGVNAGPIVASTRKVYEKRLQKLLDHGPPEAVTPPSEASQTDGSQNGNTDSEQYSDKEEEIVAQAPMLVLDPDPEEVVEPIPVVEKPIRSRGKTPVTTRTRSGQHNKEDKQEDDWPVLNIKRKLKTSSLSLDQTVPASDDTENSEVSSSEFFTDAQDRRRTGPVTTGKESGLLFADKTSKLFSKSFRPDMNEVPSNVKDFSDTPIVKGVSIPLVRIKANTLAVSKEPKPSKHSSISEFDWSESPKRHSSPFQSAVSNLQMDTPIDKFDENSTDITSPPIRPSNREPLVSLINTACVEVDDHGVKDILSCKYTSRSPVALSREAKSFTPSKLSKNINPHLSQNQLSKPLTESLRRFSSPYEDKREDFLSSPSFRESASCMASGDSLLAVSVNLSQESCVSPETQPKTKQSKITPFLSPVTPLRGFDSIQAEAKQAAMVEKVSAIDHTPRTVEKDVLKEIFPSENLNTPTGISATCRRPIRGAAGRPFDNSWLNESRLRYTGLSETSTSYTETRSVSQVAAVPLPASKPVAPSAVKSRARRGLPVWVQLLLLSAVAGFLFFVYQTMETNESGLFRQSGADDSTSK from the exons ATGTCGGAGTTTCTGGAAGATCCCTCTGTGCTCACTAAAGAGAGGCTAAAAAGTGCACTCCAGGCCCATAATGTGGCTCTGCCAAACGGTGACCAGAGGAAGGACGTGTACGTGCAGCTGTACCTGAAGTATCTGACCGCGCAAAACAAAAAGAGCAGCGGCTCTCAGGATGTCTTCTCCAGCGACGAGGAGCTCCCTCCAGCTCCGGTGGTCTCCAACAAGAGCCGCTCCGGGAGG AAAGCCACTAGGAAAACAGACAGAGTTCGACCAGAGGAAATCCATGTGAACGAATTGACCGACGAGGGTTTAAAAGACCTGTTATTGAAGTACGGGGTGAATGCTGGACCCATTGTTG CATCCACTCGGAAGGTCTATGAGAAGAGGCTTCAAAAGTTGTTGGATCATGGACCCCCAGAAGCTGTGACCCCTCCTTCAGAAGCATCACAGACAGATGGCAGCCAGAACGGTAACACGGATTCAGAACAGTACAGTGACAAAGAAGAAG AAATAGTAGCACAGGCTCCGATGCTTGTGCTGGATCCTGATCCAGAAGAGGTGGTTGAACCCATCCCAGTCGTGGAGAAACCAATCAGGAGTAGAGGGAAAACGCCAGTGACCACCAGAACACGCAGTGGGCAACACAACAAG GAGGATAAGCAAGAGGACGATTGGCCGGTCTTGAACATTAAGAGAAAGTTGAAGACATCATCTCTGAGTCTGGATCAGACTGTTCCCGCCAGTGACGACACC GAAAACTCTGAGGTCTCATCTTCAGAGTTTTTTACTGATGCCCAGGACAGGAGAAGGACGGGACCTGTG ACTACAGGAAAGGAATCCGGGCTTTTGTTCGCAGACAAAACATCAAAGCTCTTTTCCAA GTCATTTCGCCCTGATATGAATGAAGTACCATCAAATGTCAAG GATTTCTCTGATACCCCCATAGTTAAGGGTGTATCTATTCCTTTGGTGCGGATAAAAGCCAACACTTTG GCGGTCTCAAAGGAACCGAAACCTTCAAAGCACTCCTCTATCTCCGAGTTCGACTGGTCAGAATCACCCAAACGTCACAGCTCTCCTTTCCAGTCAGCTGTGTCGAATTTGCAAATGGACACTCCCATTGATAAG TTTGATGAGAATTCCACTGACATCACTTCCCCTCCAATTAGACCGTCCAATCGTGAGCCGCTTGTTTCCCTGATCAATACTGCCTGTGTTGAG GTGGATGACCACGGTGTGAAGGATATACTGAGCTGTAAATATACAAGCCGCTCTCCTGTG GCTTTATCTCGAGAAGCCAAATCTTTCACCCCATCCAAGCTCTCAAAAAACATCAACCCTCATTTAAGTCAAAACCAACTTTCCAAACCCTTGACTGAGTCACTGCGTCGTTTTTCATCACCTTATGAGGACAAGAGAGAAGATTTCCTATCCTCCCCTTCTTTTAGGGAGTCTGCATCCTGTATGGCTTCAGGAGACTCTTTACTCGCCGTCTCTGTTAACCTTTCACAG GAAAGCTGTGTCTCACCAGAGACCCAGCCCAAGACAAAGCAGTCCAAAATTACCCCTTTCCTCTCCCCAGTCACTCCTCTCCGAGGGTTTGATAGCATCCAGGCGGAAGCAAAGCAAGCTGCAATG GTGGAAAAGGTATCAGCAATTGATCACACCCCGAGGACGGTCGAGAAAGATGTTCTTAAAGAAATCTTTCCCAGTGAAAACCTCAACACACCAACTGGAATCAG TGCAACCTGTCGGCGACCAATCAGAGGAGCAGCCGGCCGGCCCTTCGACAATTCGTGGTTGAACGAATCTCGCCTCCGCTATACCGGGTTGAGTGAAACCAGCACATCTTACACCGAGACCCGATCTGTTTCACAGGTGGCTGCCGTCCCGCTACCTGCTTCCAAACCTGTGGCGCCCTCTGCTGTGAAGAGCAGAGCACGACGTGGCCTACCAGTATGGGTTCAGCTCTTACTGCTCAGTGCAGTTGCCGGATTCCTTTTCTTCGTGTATCAGACCATGGAAACTAATGAGAGTGGACTTTTCAGGCAAAGTGGAGCTGACGATAGCACCAGCAAATGA